GATGGACCAGGGCCATGACCTGCTGCAGGCGCTGCAGGGCACCCTGGGTCAGCTCAAGGGGGCCTACGCCCTGGGGGTGATCTGTCAGGCCGAGCCCGAGCGGCTCGTCGCCGCCCGCCACGGCAGCCCGCTGGTGATCGGCCTGGGTTTTGGCGAGCACTTCATCGCATCCGATATGGCCGCCCTGCTGCCGGTGACCCAGCGCTTCATCATCCTCGAAGAGGGCGACATCGCCGAGCTGAGCCGCGACGGCGTTAAGGTCTATGACGCCGAGCTGCGGCCGGTGGAGCGGCCGGTGCATGAGTCGCGCCTATCCGCCGATGCCGTCGAGCGCGGCGAATACCGCCACTTCATGCTCAAGGAAATCCACGAGCAACCCCGCGCCCTGGCTGACACCCTGGAGGGGCGGCTGTCTGCCGACTGCCTGCTGATCAGCGCCTTTGGCTACGCCGCCGAGGAGCTGCTGGGGCGGGTGCGAGCGGTGCAGATCGTCGCCTGCGGCACCAGCTATCACGCCGGCTTGACCGCACGTTACTGGATAGAGCGCTATTGCGGTCTGCCCTGCAGTGTCGAGGTGGCCAGCGAATTCCGCTACCGCCAGCCGGTGGTGCTGGCCGATTGCCTGTTCGTCAGCATCTCCCAGTCCGGCGAGACCGCCGATACCCTCGCCGCCCTGCGTCAGGCCAAGCAGCTGGGCTATGTCGCCAGCCTGGCCATCTGCAACGTGGCGGAAAGTGCCCTGGTGCGCGAATCTGACTTGGTGCTGCTGACCCACGCCGGGCCGGAGATTGGCGTTGCCTCTACCAAGGCCTTTACCACCCAGCTGGCGGCGCTGCTGCTGTTGCTCGGCGCCCTGGGACGTAGCCGTGGCCTGATCGGTTGCGACGAGATCGAACTAGTGGCCCAGCTGCGCAGCCTGCCGGGGCTGTGCGAGCGCATCCTGCAGCTGGACGAGCCGATCCGCGCACTGGCCGAGGCCTTTGTCGATAAGCAGCACGCCCTGTTTCTCGGTCGCGGCAGCCTCTACCCCATCGCCCTGGAGGGCTCCCTCAAGCTCAAGGAAATCTCCTACATCCACGCCGAGGCCTACCCAGCGGGTGAGCTCAAGCACGGCCCCCTGGCGCTGATCGACGAGGACATGCCGGTAGTAGCGGTAGCCCCCAACAACGCCCTGCTGGACAAGCTCAAGGCCAATCTGGAAGAGGTCCGCGCCCGCGGCGGCCAGCTCTATGTGTTCGCCGATGAGGCCGTCTGCCTCAGCGAGACCGGCGAGGGCTATACCGTGCTGGCCCTGCCGCATTCGGCGCAGCTGGTCGCCCCCATCGCCTACACCCTGCCGCTCCAGCTGTTGGCCTACCACGTCGCCGTGCTCAAGGGCACCGACGTGGATCAGCCGCGCAACCTAGCCAAGTCTGTCACCGTGGAATGAGCCGCCAGGATAACAGCGCGGAAAGCGGCCAGGAGCGGCGTTTTGCCGGGGTGGCCCGGCTCTATGGCCAGACCGCTGTGCAGGGCTTTGCCAGCGCCCATGTCTGCGTGGTCGGGGTAGGAGGGGTAGGTTCCTGGGCGGTGGAGGCGCTGGCGCGCAGCGGTATAGGCCAGCTCAGCCTGATCGACGCCGACCACCTGGTCGAATCCAACATCAACCGCCAACTACAGGCGCTGGACACCACCCTGGGCATGGCCAAGACCCAGGCCCTGGGCCAGCGCATCGGCCAGATCAACCCCCAGGCCAGGGTGCATTCGCTAGAACAGATGCTGAGCGAGGAAAACCTAAGCGCGCTGCTGCCAGGGGACTGTGATTATCTGCTCGACTGCATCGACAACTTCCGCGTCAAGGCCGCCCTGATCCACCACTGCAAGCGCCGCAAGCTGCCCCTGCTGACCCTGGGCGGCGCTGGCGGCAAGCGCGATCCGGGCCTGATCCGCCTGGCCGATCTGAGCCGCACCGAGCACGATCCCCTGCTGGCCAAGACGCGCAAGCAGCTGCGTCAGGGCTACGGCTTCTCCAGCAACCCCAAGCGCCGCTTCGGCGTGCCCTGCATCTATTCACAGGAGCAGTCCCGCCCCAGCCAGGGCTGCCCCCAGTCCGACGCCAGCCTCAACTGCTCCGGCTTCGGCTCCTCCATGGCGGTCACTGCCAGCTTCGGCCTGTTCGCCGCCGCCCAGGTGCTCAAGTATCTCAGCGAGCGAGAATTACGAACAGAATAGGGTCAGGTCTAGAATCATAGTCATTTCCTTCTTTTAGAGTAAAAGACATACTTTGTAGTCTAAAATCTAGACCTGACCCCTTTTCCCGCTTGACCCCTTTTCCCGCATGAGCTGATCATGCCGGTTTCCGATGAAGGCCGCCAAGGTCAAGAACTCCCCGGATTCCGCCCTTCGACAGGCCCTTCGGCAGGCTCAGGACACCGCTCAGGACATCGCTTCGCTACATCCGGGCTACAGGGCAGATACGATGCCGAGAAGCGCAGCGCGTGCGTGGAGCGTTGAGTTATTCTTTCTGCAAGAACACCTCTGTACCTCTACGATCTCCACGCTTCTTTGCGTTCTCTGCGTCCTGACCTGTTTTGGCTTGATCGGGTAGGTTCGGTGGTTATCCAGAGGTTAAATCAAATCCGGAGTTAGCATGAAATTCAGCCGCGCAGAGGACATCCTCCAGGGCCTCAGCCATGAGGCCGGCCACCTGGCCCTGGCCCTGGCATTGGCCTGGGAGGCCCAGCCCAAGACCACACTGTATAAGATACTTGCCCCCCTGGACCTGAAGAACGCCGCTGGCAAGGCCTACCAGGCGGGAGAATTGACCGCCATGGTGCAGGAGCTGAAACAGAAAAAGCTGCTGGACACACCCAAGCCGCGCCTGCTTAAAGGTCGATACCCGGCTGAATTCCTGGTCCTCAAGCATGAAATCCGCGTCCCGCTGTATGAGCATCTGCTCAATCGCTATACCGCAGGCCAGCTGACAGGAGCCCTTTATCCTGCCGTCGGCTATATCCACCGCAGCATCTATAGCTGGGGACTGCACGATCTGGCCTCAAGCCTGGGGGTACTGCGCCTGATGCTGGCCACGGCGGAAAATGCCGATACATTCCATGCCAGCCTTGACCTGTTCGCCTCACATAACGGCTTCTATTATGAGTATCTTGCACTGCTGGGCCTTGATCCCTGGGACCCCCTGCTGGTGGAGCGCATGCTACCGGCCATTCGCAACAACTTCCTGCATCAGGCTCTGACCCAGCAGGTTAATCTCTACACCAACCCCAATCGACCCCTGCTGGACTATATCCACCAGCAGCTGCAGACGGTGCCGCAAAACCTGGATGAAAATGTCCGTCTGACGATGGTCGAAAACCTGCTGCAACAGGGCCAATGGCAAGCCATAAAGCCATGGCTGGAGGGGCTGGAAAAGGCTCCCGTAACAGCCCACTACTGCCAGTACTTCGAAGGCTCGGTCCTGACCCTGCAAGGCCAGTTCGACAAAGCCATACCCCTGTTTGAAGAAGCCCTGAAGCAGGGGCGTAAGTTCACCGGCCTGAAACGCAATCTGCTGCCCCATAGCTCAGCCTGGCACTATCCCCTTGCCCTCATGGCCAGCAATGATCAGGCGCAGCTGGAAAAGGCGTTGAAGTATTGCCTCGCGGAATCACGCAAGCGCAAGCCGGAACCCTCCAGCTACTGGGGCCTCTGGGTGCATGTTCTGGAGGTGCGCCTGGGGCTGAAGGAAAACCAGTTTGATCTCAGCGAGACCCTTTCCGATGAGGTGCATTTGGGCGATGTGACCTTTCTGCTGGCCTGCGCCTGGCTCGGCCCCCAGACCCTGGGTCTGACCCCGGCCAGGATCAAGACCCTCCAGCCGAAGATCGATGCGTATCGCCGACAGCTACGCGATAGCGGCCGTCAGGCCCTGCTGGACTGGCTCAATGCCGCCTGGGACCGGCTGCAGGACAAGCCCGTGCCCGACTGGTTCTTCACCGCCGCGCAGCCAGAGCCCTGGCGCCAGACCCTGGAGATGCTGCGCAGCCT
This is a stretch of genomic DNA from gamma proteobacterium SS-5. It encodes these proteins:
- the glmS gene encoding glutamine--fructose-6-phosphate transaminase (isomerizing); the protein is MCGIVGGIAQRDLREILIEGLRRLEYRGYDSAGLVLIQPDQRLQRCRRLGKVQALAEAVAAEGLSGSLGLAHTRWATHGAPSEQNAHPHLSGDQVALVHNGIIENYQELRSAQRAAGHSFSSETDTEVIVHAIADQMDQGHDLLQALQGTLGQLKGAYALGVICQAEPERLVAARHGSPLVIGLGFGEHFIASDMAALLPVTQRFIILEEGDIAELSRDGVKVYDAELRPVERPVHESRLSADAVERGEYRHFMLKEIHEQPRALADTLEGRLSADCLLISAFGYAAEELLGRVRAVQIVACGTSYHAGLTARYWIERYCGLPCSVEVASEFRYRQPVVLADCLFVSISQSGETADTLAALRQAKQLGYVASLAICNVAESALVRESDLVLLTHAGPEIGVASTKAFTTQLAALLLLLGALGRSRGLIGCDEIELVAQLRSLPGLCERILQLDEPIRALAEAFVDKQHALFLGRGSLYPIALEGSLKLKEISYIHAEAYPAGELKHGPLALIDEDMPVVAVAPNNALLDKLKANLEEVRARGGQLYVFADEAVCLSETGEGYTVLALPHSAQLVAPIAYTLPLQLLAYHVAVLKGTDVDQPRNLAKSVTVE
- a CDS encoding tRNA threonylcarbamoyladenosine dehydratase; translation: MSRQDNSAESGQERRFAGVARLYGQTAVQGFASAHVCVVGVGGVGSWAVEALARSGIGQLSLIDADHLVESNINRQLQALDTTLGMAKTQALGQRIGQINPQARVHSLEQMLSEENLSALLPGDCDYLLDCIDNFRVKAALIHHCKRRKLPLLTLGGAGGKRDPGLIRLADLSRTEHDPLLAKTRKQLRQGYGFSSNPKRRFGVPCIYSQEQSRPSQGCPQSDASLNCSGFGSSMAVTASFGLFAAAQVLKYLSERELRTE